Genomic segment of Esox lucius isolate fEsoLuc1 chromosome 15, fEsoLuc1.pri, whole genome shotgun sequence:
TTCAGAGGAATTCCTGAGTTTAACCTCCcactagagagagggagggtgggagagagacagagagagcgggtGGGGCAGAAATAGAATAGGGAGAGACATATaatgagaaagagggagagagtgagagagtgtgagtgagagagcgagaggggaaGCTGCCAGTGCTTTGCCATGAGGAGACTGATAAGTCCATTAACCTGTTGAACAGTATTGCTGATAAGACACTGTAGTGCCGTCCTTTCAAAAACACAGATAACAAATGTACTTCAAACTTTATATGTCAAGGTAGAGATGTGTGTCATAATAGCAATAAAAGACAAACAGTCGCGAGCTGTTGGGTCGTCGCTAGCTAGGTACAGCTCTGTACAGGCTGTTCTTCTGTTGTGCATTTCTCAGTCATCTCCTGACAGAAGTCCACCGAAACAGTGGGGCTACACACGACCGGAGACGCTCCAGGCTCCAGGGTCGACTCGGGGTCCACCTGCCCCACGACGAGCACCTCCGTCTCCCCGCCGATCCGCCTCCCTGCTCGCCTCCCAGCTCCCCTGTCCGCCAGGCTTTCGGAGGCGCAGTGCGACTTAGATAGGCTGCCCTCCAAGGCGGGGGAACCGGGGCTGGAGGTCAGGTCGATGCTGGCCGTGACGTAGATGCCGTCGGCGGCGGAGGCGGGGCCAGTGGGTGCGTGCGCGGGGGGCAGGGAGTGGGTCTTGGCAGGGTTCGCCTGTACCTCCCGGCACACCCCCTGCGACACAGCCTGGGAGAGGTAGGAGAGGTTCTGCCAAAGCTCGCCCATACACACCTTCAGCTGGTTCCTCTCACTCAGCAGCTTCTCCTTCTCATGCACCtgcaaaggcacacacacacacacacacacacatgaatgttGTGTGTACCTTGAGAAGACAAAAACCTTACACCGTTAGAAGGCAAACATGTGTAAAAGGTACATGAGCCCAAACACATCAACAGAAGACAGTCCTAGAGATGCAAACAGTGAGGAGTTGCTAGTTTCGCGGCGTGATAGCGTCAACGTCAAATCGGGGGGGCGCACCAGTTTGCGAATCTCCACCTCCAGATTCTGGATGCAGTCCAGTTTCCTCTTGCGGCAACGCTGGGCGGCGATGCGGTTTTTACTGCGCCGCCGGATGTCGTGGATGAACTCCAGCTGCTCCGAGGTCAGTTTGTGCATCTTTATCATAATCTGGAAGTCATTGCGCGGAAGATTGGTGATCTGATCCACCGGGAAGGGAAGTTTGACCTGCCAGACATAGAAGAAAATGCACAGATGAATTGGAAATGTGCTGTACAGTCTTTTCAGTAGAAGGTGTCTAAGTGTTATATTACAACACTATGCAATGTAgcattgttattcatgttaCAGAAAGGAAATGTACGTGCTTGTTTTATGAAACTCTCCCAGACTGAAacagtgtcacacacacacacacacaacgtcgTAGGATCGTATTGtatgttggtggtggtggtggtggtggtgggggggggtcagggtcaatgtgtcccaggattttcactcttttccaggggggtcacattgaccagtctgtaatattgggggggtcatgacccccccacccctaaTTCTAAACCCTTGTATGCACGTGCACAAAGACACATACcgacaaacacatttgaaaggAGCACGTTTCTTACCCAGCCAGCCCACTAGGTGACACTGTTCTCCTACCAATTACAGCCGGTTGTTGCCTGTTCAAGTCACCACATATTTAAAGCGCGGCTATAAATCAGTCCCTTGTAGTAGAGTCAACAACggtgagagggaaaaaaaatgcatgtaCGCAGAACTGATGGAAAGTACGCCGAAGCATACCAACTGACTGACATCCTGAAACTGACGTTGGGGAACCTCTCTCAGAACGGAACTCCCACTACAATCAACAGTTGTCTCGTGTGATGTTCTGAATTGAAAGTGCTACCATTCAGTGCTTAATGGGGCGGTGCGTACCGGGCGACGCTCTCACATGTGTCTCAGTGAAAGAGCTGGGGAGAGGCAGGGGACAGAGGGAGTTCACTCTGCTTCAGATGTGACCTTGAGggaatggggggagggggggcttctctctccaccaccccccaccaccccccaccccccacccccagataGACTGGATAGATATCTATATATAGCCTTGACTCAAACCAGTTCCACAATAAGGTTGGGAAGACAGAGTGAGCTTCAGACACAGTCATAAatcctgtctatctctctctcgccGCTGTTCTGGTTTCCCTTTTTAACACTGCCTTCCCCATTCACTTCATTAAGCTCTACTCTGACTGGGCCAGTGCTGAAAAGTAGGCCTTATCTGTGTCAActggtgtgtgcgtttgtgtgcatgtctgtatgtgtgtgtgtctgtgcgtgcgtgcgtgcacacaTGTATGCAGTATTATATGGGCCAAGTTGTGGCCCTGGTACTCTGTCACCCAGCAGGGGGCTTGCATAGTGGACTGTCCCAGTTAGGAGGCTCTAAACTGGGGGAGTGAGCCAGATGGCAGGGTACAGGACACAGCACCTTCCACCCGGCCACCGATCATCCTGGAGTGTGTGTCCGTTCTGTCAGAGCCAAGTGTGTCAGCGATGAGAACTGGTATGAGCAtacagacgcgcacacacaaaacacacacacaccattttcaGATTTCAGTGAGGAAAATGGTCAGAGCTTAGAAAAAATTTAAAGCTTTACGATTCATTCATATATAGTTAATTCTATGGTCTCATAGCAACACCATCCAGCAGATCAGGGAGAACTGAAGATGGAAATCCTTCCTCCTAGCCACCTGCGCCAGGACTTCCTGCTTTATTTTATCAACCAGGAAGTCGCAAGGGTCAAAGTTTATAAGGCCACTCCATGGCTCCATGGCTTTTTAGCTTTAGAGAGGAATAGCACCGGTGACAATCTCACAAAAGGCCACTACTTTACTAAACTAAAAAAAGTATTCGGAAAGCATGGGACGCACATTTAGTTTGGAGCACTGCCAGAGAATACTGACCTCGGGGCCTGGTTCTCTGGCCGGGCCGCATTCACTGTCCCCCTCAGAGAAGGACCCGGATTCATCACTGGAGTTGGCCCCGTACGAGCCCCGCTCACACTTGATCTTGGTGCGGCCCACCACCATCCCAgcatgttccctctgctcccccacTAGGCAGCGAGCCAGGCCAGACCCAGAGCACGGGGAGGAGGAGAACTCAAACTGGGGTAGGCTGGAGGGCGAGCCCCCGCTTCCCCCGTCCTCCAGGTAGGAAAAAGATGAGCAGGAGCTGGAGGTGCGTGTGCGGGGTTCGCAGGGAGGCGAGCGGGGGGAGATCTTTATGGCCAGAGGGCAACTGGTGGTGGGCCGTGGTCGACAGGCCGTGGTCGGCAGGAGGTCCTGGAGGGCAGCACTGGGGGTGATagaggaggcggaggagggCAGGGGAGAGTATGTCTGGTGAAAGGGAGACTGACTAACACCTGTCCACAAGGATTTCGAGGTGATCTCCATCATATCTTTTTCCAGGGACTTCCGGTCGGAATAGGAATGAGACGCCGTTCCCAGCCGGTCACTGGCCCCTGGGGAGAAGATGACACTGCTGCGGCGATCCAACTCTGCTTCCTGTCTGCCGACTCCATCTGATGGGAGGGGCTTCATGGCCAACCCCCCTGCCAGCACCTCCATATCCATGACAACTGGCAACACTGTCCTGAAGTCCCTAACCCCGCCCCCCTGAGATGACCCCCCGTCCCGTTCCGTGTCTCTGTTGTGGACCAGTGAGAGTCTGTTGGTCAGCAGCGGCTGGTTGAGAGGACTGGTGGGCAGAGTGCTGGCTGAGTTGCTGAAGTCCACGACGCCCCGCTGGAGGTAGGAGCGCAGGCAAGAGGGAGAGCTTCTCCTAGTGGGACGCTCTGAAGGCTCCAGCTCCATCTCCAGGACATCCTGACTGTCCTCTGACAGCCCAGGGGGGCTTTCCTCTCCCCCTGAACAGGGCTCCTCTTTGATTCTGGAGGGGGAAAGGGGGTGGGTGTGTCCCACTTGGCGGCTGCCGCCGGTCTCTAAGGTTTCCGGAGAAGCTGAGGAATGGCAGTGCGACGAGTCGCCGTCATCGTGTTCTCCATTGTGCTTTGTGCATGCACTCTGGCGTTTCCTGTATTTGGGGCAACGTGGGATGTCAGAGGTCAGGCCGCTTGTGAGCGGCGTGAGGGCTGAGTGATTGGGCCGCCGCCTCGTCGCTGAGGACGACGTCACTTTGGGTGTCTCAGATGACACGGAGCCTCCGCCTCCATCCTCCCCCGCAATGAGGTCTTCGGTGTGTGTCGACGGCGGCGGCTCCGCGCGGCAGAGGAATCCGTTGTTGTGATCAGTGGTGTCACTGTGTAGCTGGGCCTGCAGGAAGCGGAAACACGAGTCCTCGAGGTTGTGAACGCCTAGGAAGTCAGCACAGCGGATCACTTCATGGATGTTCTCTCTGCTCAGAACCAGCTTGGCTGTGTAGGCAAACTGAAGCAGCGGAGAGAAGCCCCTGGCTGTGACCTGATAAGTGGAGCAGAGGACAGAAGACCGTGTTAGCATATGTGGTGCTGTTGGCCGTCCTGGGGATGTTGTGAGGGGAGTGTTACAATCTGCTGCTTGCACACATAGTTAAACAAACCCTGTCGCCTGGACTaaccattcatgttttatttagacaaacaagagagagagagagagagagggagtaagggagtgagtgagagagagaaagaggagagaaagaacgagagaaagggagacagtgAAAAACTTTATATCTCCCATGTACATTTCCTTCCACATCTCCCCTCTACATCTCCCCTCCACCTCTACATCTCCCCTCTACATCTCCCCTCTACATCTCCCCTCCACCTCTACATCTCCCCTCCACCTCTACATCTCCCCTCTACATCTCCCCTCTACATCTCCCCTCCACCTCTACATCTCCCCTCCACCTCTACATCTCCCCTCTACATCTCCCCTCTACCTCTACATCTCCCCTCCACCTCTACATCTCCCCTCTACATCTCCCCTCCACCTCTACATCTCCCCTCCACCTCTACATCTCCCCTCTACATCTCCCCTCCACCTCTACATCTCCCCTCTACCTCTACATCTCCCCTCTACATCTCCCCTCCACCTCTACATCTCCCCTCTACATCTCCCCTCCACCTCTACATCTCCCCTACACCTCTACATCTCCCCTCTACATCTCCCCTCTCCACATTTCCCTGCCACCTTGACTATCCCTCTTCACTTTTCCCTCCCAGCCCCTCTCTCGTCATCTCTCCTGTTCTTGCTCATAGTAACTGATAGCCAGcaaggttggtgtgtgtgtgtgtgtttgtgagtgtgtgtgggtttgcaACCACACAGCGCATGCCTGccagtctgtgagtgtgtgtttgtgtgtctgtgtgtgtgtgtgtgtgtcaggggctGGGGGGAGGGACAGTGCCGTTAGAGTGCTGAGTGTTCTGAGAGTCTATTTTCAGCTAACATCAGCAGCTGTCTCCTATGCCTGCAGCAGCATGTCTTTATGAACACACAGAAACCAGGCGAGACGCCTTTAATGTTACTACCAGCCTCACTAatgaggacagggagagaaagacaggaggggaaaaaagaggaagagagaaagagagatactaCAAAGCAAAAGAAGAGGCAAatgagaggatggatggataggaAAGGAGTccgagtgagaaagagagagcattGTGCTGCACAGGAGGAAGGAGGCTAGGAGGAAGGAGGTTAGAGAGGAAGGTGGCTAGCAAGAAGGAGGCTAGGAGGAAGGAGGTTAGGGAGGAAGGAGGTTAGGGAGGAAGGAGGCTAGCAGGG
This window contains:
- the LOC105015744 gene encoding transcription regulator protein BACH2; the encoded protein is MSVDEGVHPGPREAPLYVYESTVHCANVLLSLEEQRRQDVLCDVTVLVEGTEVRAHRAVLAASSRYFLQVLLRHTHSEQEPIISLPDKVTARGFSPLLQFAYTAKLVLSRENIHEVIRCADFLGVHNLEDSCFRFLQAQLHSDTTDHNNGFLCRAEPPPSTHTEDLIAGEDGGGGSVSSETPKVTSSSATRRRPNHSALTPLTSGLTSDIPRCPKYRKRQSACTKHNGEHDDGDSSHCHSSASPETLETGGSRQVGHTHPLSPSRIKEEPCSGGEESPPGLSEDSQDVLEMELEPSERPTRRSSPSCLRSYLQRGVVDFSNSASTLPTSPLNQPLLTNRLSLVHNRDTERDGGSSQGGGVRDFRTVLPVVMDMEVLAGGLAMKPLPSDGVGRQEAELDRRSSVIFSPGASDRLGTASHSYSDRKSLEKDMMEITSKSLWTGVSQSPFHQTYSPLPSSASSITPSAALQDLLPTTACRPRPTTSCPLAIKISPRSPPCEPRTRTSSSCSSFSYLEDGGSGGSPSSLPQFEFSSSPCSGSGLARCLVGEQREHAGMVVGRTKIKCERGSYGANSSDESGSFSEGDSECGPAREPGPEVKLPFPVDQITNLPRNDFQIMIKMHKLTSEQLEFIHDIRRRSKNRIAAQRCRKRKLDCIQNLEVEIRKLVHEKEKLLSERNQLKVCMGELWQNLSYLSQAVSQGVCREVQANPAKTHSLPPAHAPTGPASAADGIYVTASIDLTSSPGSPALEGSLSKSHCASESLADRGAGRRAGRRIGGETEVLVVGQVDPESTLEPGASPVVCSPTVSVDFCQEMTEKCTTEEQPVQSCT